One window of Quercus robur chromosome 5, dhQueRobu3.1, whole genome shotgun sequence genomic DNA carries:
- the LOC126727825 gene encoding uncharacterized protein LOC126727825, with translation MRDGETLKIYSDRYWEMYNEIDGDFEDIAISTFKVGLPTKHGLRKYLTGRPVTSLGSTNTQAVNAVFREPVHQVLEKIKNEPFFKWSNKMARNPLRRNQNLYCQYHQDQGHTTEDYRNLWDHLNQLVLEGKLKQLLHHSSGQEGQTNSEPKRGDSLRLPLGTINVIFAAHSRIGSCPSRVMFIPRLPAESNNLEPKRARIEIRSVLRFSNGDKIGTI, from the exons ATGAGAGATGGAGAGACCTTGAAAATTTACTCGGATAGGTACTGGGAGATGTACAATGAAATTGACGGCGACTTTGAAGACATAGCCATCAGTACATTCAAGGTCGGTCTCCCAACCAAGCACGGCTTAAGGAAGTATTTGACAGGGAGGCCTGTCACCAGT CTAGGATCTACCAATACTCAGGCGGTCAATGCAGTGTTTCGAGAACCGGTGCACCAGGTTCTGGAGAAGATTAAGAACGAACCGTTCTTCAAATGGTCGAACAAGATGGCTAGAAATCCCCTAAGGCGCAACCAGAACCTTTATTGCCAGTATCATCAGGACCAGGGGCACACTACGGAGGATTACAGGAATTTGTGGGACCATTTGAACCAGCTGGTCCTAGAGGGAAAATTGAAGCAGCTGTTGCACCATTCCAGTGGCCAGGAGGGCCAGACAAATTCAGAACCCAAGAGGGGTGATTCTTTAAGATTGCCTTTGGGAACGATCAATGTCATCTTCGCTGCTCACAGTAGGATCGGTTCTTGTCCCTCCAGAGTGATGTTTATACCTCGGTTACCCGCTGAGAGCAACAATTTGGAGCCAAAAAGAGCCAGAATAGAAATTCGATCGGTTCTGCGCTTCTCGAACGGGGATAAGATCGGAACCATCTAA
- the LOC126725199 gene encoding 60S ribosomal protein L28-2-like: protein MAAVPGQLIWEIVKKNNSFLVKEFGNGTASVQFSKEPNNLYNLNSYKHSGLANKKTVTIQPVGKDQSVLLATTKTKKHNKPAALLHKSVMKKEFRRMANAVANQVGDNYYRPDLKKAALARLSAVHRSLKVTKSGAKKRNRQAVRTPGRK, encoded by the exons ATGGCAGCAGTACCAGGGCAATTGATATGGGAGATAGTGAAGAAGAACAACTCGTTTCTGGTGAAGGAGTTTGGGAACGGAACCGCCAGCGTTCAGTTCAGCAAGGAGCCTAACAATCTCTACAACCTCAACTCCTACAAGCACTCTg GTTTGGCAAACAAGAAAACAGTGACCATCCAACCTGTGGGCAAAGATCAATCTGTGTTGCTTGCTACAACCAAGACCAAGAAACACAACAAGCCTGCAGCTTTGCTTCACAAGTCTGTCATGAAAAAGGAGTTCCGCAGGATGGCTAATGCAGTGGCAAACCAG GTGGGAGATAATTACTACAGGCCAGATCTAAAGAAGGCCGCTCTTGCTAGGTTGAGTGCTGTTCACAGGAGCCTCAAAGTTACAAAATCCGGTGCCAAGAAGAGGAATAGGCAGGCTGTGAGGACTCCTGGTAGGAAGTGA